A window from Gemmatimonadaceae bacterium encodes these proteins:
- the phoU gene encoding phosphate signaling complex protein PhoU has product MTQPQTAGTERQTGFRHFHEQLAELKQRLLDMSEKAEALIDLAVESLRERDAGKAEAVLAADHELDDLEVEVEQRAISLLALQQPMARDLRFIVGAIKISSDLERVGDHAVNIGQCTLRLLDVPVTLAPGLEIDEMAKRAREMLGDGIDAFIRADGALGRAVCKRDDEVDALEESTFRVLLTHMMESPTTISSSLQLLLVSRNLERVADLATNIGEDAVYLAEGKQIKHHFEERAQGKSPPPRP; this is encoded by the coding sequence ATGACGCAGCCGCAAACGGCCGGCACAGAACGACAGACCGGCTTTCGCCATTTTCACGAGCAGCTCGCGGAGCTCAAGCAGCGCCTGCTCGACATGTCGGAGAAGGCCGAGGCACTCATCGATCTCGCTGTGGAGTCGCTGCGCGAGCGCGACGCGGGCAAGGCCGAAGCCGTTCTTGCCGCCGATCATGAGCTCGACGATCTCGAGGTCGAGGTCGAGCAGCGCGCAATCTCGCTCCTCGCGCTGCAGCAACCTATGGCGCGAGACCTCCGCTTCATCGTTGGTGCGATCAAGATCTCGAGTGATCTCGAGCGTGTCGGCGATCATGCGGTGAACATCGGCCAGTGCACGCTGCGTCTCCTCGACGTGCCCGTCACGCTCGCTCCAGGCCTCGAGATCGACGAGATGGCGAAGCGCGCGCGCGAAATGCTCGGCGACGGAATCGACGCGTTCATCAGAGCAGACGGCGCTCTCGGGCGCGCCGTCTGCAAGCGCGACGACGAAGTCGATGCACTCGAAGAGTCCACCTTCCGGGTGTTGTTGACGCACATGATGGAAAGCCCGACGACGATCTCGTCGTCGCTGCAGCTCCTCCTCGTGAGCCGCAACCTCGAGCGCGTCGCCGATCTCGCGACCAATATCGGCGAGGACGCGGTCTACCTCGCCGAGGGTAAGCAGATCAAGCACCACTTCGAGGAGCGGGCGCAGGGGAAGTCGCCGCCGCCGCGACCATAG